A single Corallococcus exiguus DNA region contains:
- a CDS encoding protoglobin domain-containing protein has translation MSNIPGYIHGTASVSRSPVSLNDFEQMKASVLFGEEDVKALRTSHDIVKGRTEAILDVWYGFVGSQPHLLASFSGKTDGKPLGDYLTSVRKRFAQWILDTSSAGYDQAWLDYQHEIGLRHHRARKNKTDGAPSTDLVPFRNLFALIFPVTFTLRPFLAEQGHSAEDVEKMHAAWVKSCLLQVTLWAHPYVKDGDF, from the coding sequence ATGAGCAACATCCCCGGCTATATCCACGGCACCGCGTCCGTTTCGCGCTCGCCAGTATCCCTCAACGACTTCGAACAGATGAAGGCCAGCGTCCTGTTCGGCGAAGAGGACGTGAAGGCCCTCCGCACGTCGCATGACATCGTGAAGGGGCGGACCGAGGCCATCCTCGACGTCTGGTATGGGTTTGTCGGGAGTCAGCCGCACCTGCTCGCCTCGTTCAGCGGAAAGACAGACGGCAAGCCCCTGGGTGACTACCTCACCTCCGTCCGCAAGCGCTTCGCCCAGTGGATCCTCGACACCTCGAGCGCCGGGTACGACCAGGCCTGGCTCGACTACCAGCATGAGATTGGCCTGCGCCATCACCGGGCCCGGAAGAACAAGACCGACGGAGCCCCTTCCACGGACCTCGTGCCCTTCCGCAACCTGTTCGCGCTCATCTTCCCGGTGACCTTCACCCTGCGCCCCTTCCTGGCCGAGCAGGGCCACTCCGCGGAGGACGTCGAGAAGATGCATGCCGCGTGGGTGAAGTCCTGCCTGTTGCAGGTGACGCTCTGGGCCCATCCCTACGTCAAGGATGGGGACTTCTGA
- a CDS encoding glycosyltransferase family protein codes for MHPFAFTRRFRAWHLVLGALFVYTVVCVWSAFRGGVFAFHDLGLLNDLFSNAVHRGRPFWVTDGDFNHLTVHFTPTLLLLTPLFLLSDSQFLFILLGLVALYAAVALQVWFFERMVEEKELLPAAWRPWASVAFTLYLALNPFVKTVALSAHFEVFFQLGSTAVLVMLLRGTRMRWVVPVALLALGVRPDGGLFLAFQSAALLLLPAVARPPRALLTRRALGVSALAFGYLALCVAVVLPALGTPSGTRFWSHYGSTWGQVAFTALGDPGRVVHDVTTSGLVVFQRSFWWLQLLSPAATLVSTIPGTFFFMADAPDKRLLWFYNSAFLLPGLGVCAAAGFGRLAEVWKGVLARGRVPAWTATVPALLLAVLAILQVARFDRTIGSPPLRPMPAVDGDFREAFARQVQTCASWRAVATDFRSIVFVPNGYDRFLLHHYERAQVVLVPPRVDTLLLGAESREALLDTLQGDSRFEEVADPGPVRVFVRKDARGCGS; via the coding sequence TTGCATCCCTTCGCGTTCACCCGCCGGTTCCGGGCCTGGCACCTCGTGCTCGGAGCCTTGTTCGTCTACACCGTGGTCTGCGTCTGGAGCGCCTTCCGGGGCGGGGTGTTCGCGTTCCACGACCTCGGGCTCCTGAACGACCTGTTCTCGAACGCGGTGCACCGGGGCCGGCCCTTCTGGGTGACGGACGGGGACTTCAACCACCTCACGGTGCACTTCACCCCGACGCTGCTGTTGCTCACGCCGCTGTTCCTGCTCAGTGATTCGCAGTTCCTGTTCATCCTGTTGGGGCTGGTGGCGCTGTACGCGGCGGTCGCGCTCCAGGTCTGGTTCTTCGAGCGCATGGTCGAGGAAAAGGAGCTGCTTCCCGCCGCCTGGAGGCCGTGGGCCTCCGTCGCCTTCACGCTGTACCTGGCGCTCAATCCGTTCGTGAAGACGGTCGCGCTCTCCGCGCACTTCGAGGTGTTCTTCCAGCTGGGCTCCACGGCGGTGCTCGTGATGCTCCTGCGGGGGACTCGGATGCGGTGGGTCGTGCCCGTGGCGCTGCTCGCGTTGGGCGTGCGGCCGGATGGAGGCCTGTTCCTCGCGTTCCAGTCGGCGGCATTGCTGCTGCTGCCGGCGGTGGCGCGTCCTCCGCGAGCGCTGCTCACGCGCAGGGCGCTCGGGGTGTCCGCGTTGGCGTTTGGCTACCTCGCGCTCTGTGTCGCGGTGGTGCTGCCGGCGCTCGGGACGCCTTCGGGCACGCGGTTCTGGTCTCACTACGGCAGCACGTGGGGGCAGGTCGCCTTCACCGCGCTGGGCGATCCCGGCCGGGTGGTGCACGACGTGACCACCAGCGGGCTGGTGGTCTTCCAGCGCAGCTTCTGGTGGCTCCAGCTGCTCTCGCCCGCGGCTACGCTGGTCAGCACGATTCCGGGCACCTTCTTCTTCATGGCGGACGCGCCGGACAAGCGCCTCCTCTGGTTCTACAACTCCGCCTTCCTGCTGCCCGGGCTGGGCGTGTGCGCGGCGGCTGGCTTCGGGCGGCTCGCGGAGGTGTGGAAGGGCGTGCTCGCGCGCGGGCGGGTCCCTGCATGGACCGCGACGGTGCCGGCGCTGCTGCTCGCCGTGCTCGCGATTCTCCAGGTCGCGCGCTTCGACCGGACCATCGGATCTCCGCCGTTGCGCCCCATGCCTGCGGTGGATGGCGACTTCCGCGAGGCGTTCGCGCGTCAGGTCCAGACGTGTGCCTCATGGCGCGCGGTGGCCACGGACTTCCGCTCCATCGTCTTCGTGCCCAACGGCTACGACCGCTTCCTCCTGCACCACTATGAGCGGGCGCAGGTCGTGCTCGTGCCTCCGCGCGTGGACACGCTCCTCCTGGGCGCGGAATCACGGGAGGCGTTGCTCGACACGCTCCAAGGGGATTCCCGGTTCGAGGAGGTTGCGGACCCGGGCCCGGTCCGTGTCTTCGTCCGGAAGGATGCTCGCGGCTGCGGTTCGTAA
- a CDS encoding Ig-like domain-containing protein, which translates to MLVAASLTLLACDAKTSSGTAEVDSPVRASPGGKVFVAGTRLLKTEKAFPGRYIVVLEDKASPAALQAPTQRVASVASEVASLHGAKVGHVYSHALPGFVATMNEADARRLSLDPRVRYVEEDGMIKAASTQPSPPWNLDRIDQHDLPLDQGYSYSRTGSGVHVYVLDTGIWTPHTEFEGRARFEYDVASYSWNQGNPDCNGHGTHVAGIIGGKTYGVAKGVKLHAVRVLGCNDDDHDDLVFTLADEPDTTPPSAQLTSPAGGTVLTGMATATASASDDYDVARVDFYEGTTLLGTDDTPPYSVSWNSWNTPNGSRSLTAVARDAAGNAGPSSPVVVTVNNDHASILTTITSPSDGATLVGTVTISATVGNPSKVARVELYAGTRLLGTDSTSPYAFSWNTLAEPTGPYTLTTRAYDASGNVEVSAPVNVTVVRDNTPPTVSITSPSAGATVRSTVQVQATATDDTQIARVELYVDGTLMGTDSSSPYAISWNPSSMANGSHTLTVKAYDAYGNVGTSPAVGVTVARDDTAPTVSVSSPAEGATISSYAFFAANAADDDVISRVDYFLDGQLLGSGGNSSPYSRTWDSRSVANGAHTLSAKAYDGAGNVGVSATRSFLVDNDLMPPTVALTSPSQGTSLAGRVSIQVSASDDRGVRGVELYVDGSFAVSSYSPPFAMTWDSHSVRNGSHTLTVKAYDAANNLTTSAPVTVSVAQPGTAVYDATRKVPACAQVSSVCDSESLLQGRGGVSQFPELHPPNTLDGCADGAGGSYPSGRVGWIAVSSVNGASLAEGKRVRLEVGAMVDNSYSDALALYYASDAAAPVWTYLTTLRASASGSQVLSTEYVLPTGSVQAVRASYLSGGSTASACSTGSYDDHDDLMFAVGPPESDVTPPTAVLTAPATNAELLGTVAVTATAQDDTGVTKVEFYDGATLLGTDTTAPYGVSWNTASVAAGSHTLTAKAYDGAGFTGTSVAVLVIVDNTLPTVSFTAPAATYVRGSVQLTASASDNRAVTRVEFHDGSVLIGTATTAPYSMNWDTVGLANGSHTLYARAYDAVGNVKVDSRNVTVDNAAPAVAITSPANGATLLSLFLSTTIQASASDNAGVTQVVFYDGGTVLGTDTSAPYSVSWNLLSAAKGKHTLTARATDVTGNVTTSAAISVTVQ; encoded by the coding sequence GTGTTGGTGGCAGCCAGCCTCACGCTGCTGGCTTGTGACGCGAAGACCTCTTCCGGCACGGCGGAGGTCGACTCCCCGGTGCGCGCGAGCCCGGGCGGCAAGGTGTTCGTCGCCGGGACCCGGTTGCTGAAGACCGAGAAGGCCTTCCCCGGGCGATACATCGTCGTCCTCGAGGACAAGGCCTCGCCGGCCGCGCTCCAGGCGCCGACGCAGCGCGTGGCGTCCGTGGCCTCCGAAGTGGCATCGCTCCACGGGGCGAAGGTCGGGCACGTGTACTCGCACGCCCTCCCGGGTTTCGTCGCGACGATGAACGAGGCCGACGCACGGCGGCTCAGCCTGGACCCGCGCGTGCGCTACGTCGAAGAGGACGGGATGATCAAGGCCGCCAGCACGCAGCCGTCTCCTCCGTGGAACCTGGATCGGATCGATCAGCACGACCTGCCGCTGGACCAGGGCTATTCCTACAGCCGGACGGGCAGCGGGGTGCATGTCTACGTGCTCGACACGGGCATCTGGACGCCCCATACCGAGTTCGAGGGGCGCGCCCGCTTCGAATACGACGTCGCCAGCTACAGCTGGAACCAGGGCAATCCGGACTGCAATGGCCACGGCACCCACGTGGCGGGAATCATCGGCGGCAAGACCTACGGCGTCGCCAAGGGGGTGAAGCTCCACGCGGTGCGCGTGCTCGGCTGTAATGACGATGACCATGATGACCTGGTCTTCACGCTCGCCGACGAGCCGGACACCACGCCGCCCTCCGCGCAGCTCACCTCTCCGGCCGGGGGCACTGTCCTGACAGGGATGGCCACGGCCACGGCCAGCGCGAGTGATGACTACGACGTGGCGCGCGTGGATTTCTACGAGGGGACGACCCTGCTGGGCACCGATGACACGCCGCCGTACAGCGTGAGCTGGAACAGCTGGAACACGCCCAATGGCAGCCGCTCGTTGACGGCGGTGGCCAGGGACGCCGCGGGGAACGCGGGCCCCTCGAGCCCCGTGGTGGTGACGGTGAACAACGACCACGCTTCAATCCTCACGACGATCACCAGCCCCTCGGATGGGGCGACCCTGGTGGGAACGGTGACGATCTCCGCCACGGTCGGCAACCCGAGCAAGGTGGCGCGGGTCGAGCTCTACGCGGGCACGCGCCTGCTCGGCACCGATTCCACGTCTCCCTACGCCTTCAGTTGGAACACCCTCGCCGAGCCCACCGGCCCGTACACCCTGACCACTCGCGCGTACGATGCGTCAGGCAACGTGGAGGTGTCCGCGCCGGTGAACGTGACCGTCGTGCGTGACAACACTCCGCCAACGGTGTCGATCACCTCGCCCTCGGCGGGGGCCACGGTCCGCTCGACCGTGCAGGTCCAGGCCACCGCCACCGATGACACGCAGATCGCCCGGGTCGAACTCTACGTGGACGGTACGTTGATGGGAACGGACTCCTCCTCGCCCTACGCGATCTCCTGGAATCCGAGCTCGATGGCCAATGGCAGCCACACGCTGACGGTCAAGGCCTATGACGCGTATGGCAACGTGGGAACCTCGCCCGCGGTGGGGGTGACGGTGGCCCGCGACGACACCGCGCCCACGGTCTCGGTGAGCTCACCGGCGGAGGGCGCCACCATCAGCTCCTATGCATTCTTCGCGGCGAACGCCGCCGATGATGATGTCATCTCCAGGGTGGATTACTTCCTCGATGGACAGTTGCTGGGGTCGGGTGGCAACAGCTCACCCTACAGCCGTACCTGGGACAGCCGGAGTGTCGCCAACGGAGCCCACACGCTGAGCGCCAAGGCCTACGACGGCGCCGGCAACGTGGGCGTATCGGCCACGCGCTCCTTCCTCGTGGACAATGACCTCATGCCTCCGACGGTGGCCCTCACCTCGCCCTCGCAGGGGACGAGCCTGGCGGGACGGGTCTCCATCCAGGTGAGTGCGAGCGACGACCGTGGCGTGCGCGGGGTCGAGCTCTACGTCGATGGCAGCTTTGCCGTGTCCAGCTATTCGCCGCCCTTCGCCATGACCTGGGACAGCCACTCGGTGCGCAATGGCAGCCATACCCTCACCGTGAAGGCCTATGACGCGGCGAACAACCTCACCACGAGCGCCCCGGTCACGGTGAGCGTGGCCCAGCCGGGTACCGCCGTGTACGACGCAACACGCAAGGTCCCCGCGTGCGCCCAGGTCTCCAGTGTCTGTGATTCCGAGTCGCTCCTGCAGGGCCGCGGTGGTGTCTCCCAGTTCCCAGAGCTCCACCCGCCCAACACGCTGGATGGCTGTGCCGATGGAGCGGGGGGCTCATACCCGTCCGGGCGGGTCGGCTGGATCGCGGTCTCCAGCGTGAATGGGGCTTCCCTGGCGGAAGGCAAGCGCGTCCGGCTCGAGGTCGGGGCCATGGTCGACAACAGCTACTCCGATGCGCTCGCCCTCTACTACGCGAGCGATGCCGCCGCCCCCGTGTGGACGTACCTGACCACGCTCCGGGCGAGCGCGAGTGGCTCGCAGGTCCTCTCGACGGAGTACGTGTTGCCCACGGGAAGCGTGCAGGCGGTTCGCGCGAGCTACCTGTCTGGCGGCAGCACCGCCTCGGCCTGCAGCACCGGCTCCTATGATGATCATGACGACCTGATGTTCGCGGTCGGCCCGCCGGAGTCGGACGTGACGCCCCCGACGGCGGTGCTCACCGCTCCGGCCACCAATGCCGAGCTGCTCGGCACGGTGGCGGTGACGGCCACGGCGCAGGACGACACCGGCGTGACGAAGGTCGAGTTCTACGACGGCGCGACGCTGCTGGGGACGGACACCACGGCGCCCTACGGCGTGAGTTGGAATACCGCGAGCGTGGCGGCGGGCTCTCATACGCTCACGGCGAAGGCCTACGACGGCGCTGGCTTCACGGGGACCTCCGTGGCGGTCCTGGTGATCGTCGACAACACCCTTCCCACGGTGTCATTCACCGCTCCGGCGGCCACCTACGTTCGGGGGAGCGTGCAGCTGACGGCCAGCGCCAGCGACAACCGGGCCGTCACGAGGGTCGAGTTCCATGACGGCTCGGTGCTGATCGGCACCGCGACCACCGCGCCGTACTCCATGAATTGGGACACGGTAGGGCTGGCCAATGGCAGTCATACGCTCTACGCCAGGGCCTATGATGCCGTCGGGAACGTCAAGGTTGATTCGCGCAACGTCACCGTGGACAACGCCGCTCCGGCCGTGGCCATCACCTCTCCGGCGAATGGGGCGACGCTGTTGTCTCTGTTCCTGAGCACCACCATCCAGGCCAGCGCGAGCGACAACGCCGGTGTGACCCAGGTGGTGTTCTACGATGGCGGCACCGTGCTCGGCACGGACACCAGCGCGCCCTACAGCGTGAGCTGGAACCTCCTGAGCGCGGCCAAGGGCAAACACACGCTGACGGCCAGGGCCACCGACGTGACGGGCAATGTCACCACGTCCGCGGCGATCTCCGTGACGGTACAATAG
- a CDS encoding MarR family winged helix-turn-helix transcriptional regulator, with translation MTGKRPGYFDENSEPISARIATGLHKIGLAMKQQSWQQANGAGLSATQGQILATLVANGPLTGKELSERLGVTLPTISDSVRVLVEKALVTRSADPRHPRASLLTPTATGASLGARARSWPEFMADAVADLSPEEQRAFFAGIVKMIRMLQEQALVPVTGMCVTCTHFRPNVRPGASPHHCAFVDAPLSSEQLRLDCSEHELAAESARREVWEQFMRRG, from the coding sequence ATGACTGGGAAGCGGCCGGGATACTTCGACGAGAACAGCGAACCCATCTCCGCGCGCATCGCGACAGGGCTCCACAAGATCGGGCTCGCGATGAAGCAGCAGTCGTGGCAGCAGGCGAATGGAGCCGGCCTGTCCGCCACGCAGGGCCAGATCCTCGCCACGCTGGTCGCGAACGGTCCGCTCACCGGCAAGGAGTTGAGCGAGCGCCTCGGCGTGACGCTTCCCACCATCAGCGACTCCGTCCGCGTCCTCGTCGAGAAGGCGCTTGTCACCCGCTCCGCGGACCCCAGGCACCCGCGCGCCAGCCTCCTGACTCCCACGGCCACGGGCGCATCACTCGGGGCCCGCGCGCGTTCGTGGCCGGAGTTCATGGCGGATGCGGTCGCGGACCTCTCCCCGGAGGAACAGCGCGCGTTCTTCGCCGGCATCGTCAAGATGATCCGGATGCTTCAGGAGCAAGCGCTCGTCCCGGTCACCGGCATGTGCGTGACCTGCACGCACTTCCGTCCGAACGTGCGCCCAGGTGCGTCTCCGCATCACTGCGCCTTCGTGGACGCGCCCCTCTCGAGTGAGCAACTGCGCCTCGACTGCTCGGAACACGAGCTCGCGGCGGAGTCCGCGCGACGCGAGGTCTGGGAGCAGTTCATGCGTCGCGGCTGA
- a CDS encoding FG-GAP-like repeat-containing protein, whose translation MKHKSVSLLIMFTGVGLLGLIGGCSPISVGDNDANVGSADSTLTAEQCDYFEVNGKVQLCHKTGSTSRPYTIVRVSEQACINAHSAHSGDYVTSPDPTSPLYDPTCNGQGCLSVSAPCDATVPCCDGLTCKSGTCADVNECAAGTDNCDENATCTNTVGSFTCACNAGYEGDGVTCANIDECATGPCLNGGTCIDGVGSYTCECAPTYEGTNCQACSGTLGDCNGNSSDGCEVNLQSNAGNCGACGIVCSTGQVCTNGACQNAPTGQVPGTPVSSPANHNPLAPAVADVNGDGKPDILVANAESGAILFPSGSLSVFLGNGDASVQSEVNYGGASLSSNAVVAVDVDGDGWLDAVTVNGQTNLLLINGSISVYKNLGPSAPGTFGAPTSFTTGTPGSVHLCTGDFNHDGVADIATTSVTLSQVSVLFGTGAGSFGAPTFIGIPNTGGAQSTIACRDLNGDGFSDLVVTSPASARLSVLINQGDGSFAAPVSYSNAVSGQTAGIAFGDANGDGKLDILSNGAAGRYLFFFQGNGNGTFASGLPSTAAATTATNSALGVVADDFNGDGKLDAYILVTTASGGVRPMTGNGNGGFTSGTVVTTGASPGLNAIATADMDADGYADLILTNRGSGTVTVVPNGL comes from the coding sequence ATGAAACACAAATCAGTTTCGCTCCTCATCATGTTCACGGGGGTCGGTCTGCTCGGCCTCATCGGCGGTTGCAGCCCGATCTCCGTCGGAGACAATGACGCGAACGTCGGTTCGGCCGACTCCACCCTCACCGCCGAGCAGTGCGACTACTTCGAGGTCAACGGGAAGGTCCAGCTCTGCCACAAGACCGGCTCGACGAGTCGTCCCTACACGATCGTCCGTGTTAGCGAGCAGGCGTGTATCAACGCGCACAGCGCTCACAGCGGCGACTACGTCACCAGCCCCGACCCGACCTCGCCGCTCTACGATCCGACGTGCAACGGCCAGGGCTGCCTGTCCGTGAGCGCGCCGTGCGACGCCACGGTCCCCTGTTGCGACGGCCTCACGTGCAAGAGCGGCACCTGCGCCGACGTCAACGAGTGCGCCGCCGGTACCGACAACTGCGACGAAAACGCCACCTGCACCAACACCGTGGGCTCCTTCACCTGCGCCTGCAACGCGGGGTACGAGGGCGACGGCGTGACCTGCGCCAACATCGACGAGTGCGCCACGGGCCCCTGCCTGAACGGTGGCACCTGCATCGACGGCGTGGGTAGCTACACCTGCGAGTGCGCGCCCACCTATGAGGGAACCAACTGCCAGGCTTGCTCCGGCACCCTCGGGGACTGCAACGGGAACTCGTCCGACGGCTGCGAGGTGAACCTCCAGAGCAACGCCGGCAACTGCGGCGCCTGCGGCATCGTGTGCTCAACGGGCCAGGTCTGCACGAACGGCGCCTGCCAGAACGCCCCCACCGGCCAGGTCCCCGGCACGCCGGTCAGCTCCCCCGCGAACCACAACCCGCTGGCCCCGGCGGTCGCCGATGTGAATGGCGACGGCAAGCCCGACATCCTGGTGGCCAACGCCGAATCCGGGGCGATCCTGTTCCCCTCTGGCTCGCTCTCCGTTTTCCTGGGGAACGGCGACGCCAGCGTCCAGTCGGAGGTCAACTACGGGGGCGCCTCGCTCTCCAGCAACGCGGTCGTGGCCGTGGACGTGGACGGCGACGGGTGGCTCGACGCCGTCACCGTCAACGGCCAGACCAACCTGCTCCTCATCAACGGAAGCATCAGCGTCTACAAGAACCTGGGCCCGAGCGCGCCCGGGACCTTCGGCGCGCCAACGAGCTTCACCACCGGCACCCCGGGCTCCGTCCACCTCTGCACCGGGGACTTCAATCACGACGGGGTGGCTGACATCGCGACGACAAGCGTGACCCTGAGCCAGGTGAGTGTGCTCTTCGGCACCGGCGCGGGCAGCTTCGGCGCGCCCACGTTCATCGGCATCCCCAACACCGGCGGCGCGCAGTCGACGATCGCCTGCCGTGACCTGAACGGCGATGGCTTCTCCGATCTCGTGGTGACCAGCCCCGCCAGCGCACGCCTGTCGGTCCTCATCAACCAGGGTGACGGCTCGTTCGCCGCACCCGTCTCCTACAGCAACGCAGTTAGCGGCCAGACGGCGGGCATCGCCTTCGGCGACGCCAACGGCGACGGCAAGCTCGACATCCTCTCCAACGGCGCGGCCGGCCGGTACCTCTTCTTCTTCCAAGGGAACGGCAACGGCACCTTCGCGAGCGGCCTTCCGTCCACCGCCGCGGCCACTACGGCCACCAACTCGGCGCTGGGAGTCGTGGCCGATGACTTCAACGGCGATGGCAAGCTCGACGCATACATCCTCGTTACAACGGCCTCGGGCGGCGTCCGCCCGATGACCGGCAACGGCAACGGAGGCTTCACCTCGGGCACCGTCGTCACGACCGGCGCCTCGCCTGGCCTCAACGCCATCGCCACCGCGGACATGGACGCGGACGGGTACGCCGATCTCATCCTTACAAACAGGGGCTCCGGCACCGTGACCGTGGTCCCCAACGGGCTCTGA